Proteins co-encoded in one Haloarcula pelagica genomic window:
- a CDS encoding DUF1931 family protein, with the protein MADLIVKAAVKESLDDMNVASDFYDALDEEVEELLADAARRAEANDRKTVQPRDL; encoded by the coding sequence ATGGCAGACCTGATTGTCAAAGCCGCCGTGAAGGAATCGCTCGACGACATGAACGTTGCCTCTGACTTCTACGACGCACTCGACGAGGAGGTCGAGGAGCTCCTCGCCGACGCTGCTCGCCGCGCAGAGGCCAACGACCGTAAGACAGTTCAGCCGCGCGACCTGTAA
- a CDS encoding sulfurtransferase gives MTDYANDVLVSADWVSEHLDEFQSDDPAHRLVEVDVDTELYDESHIPGAIGFNWETDLQDQTTRDILSKEDFEDLLGSHGISEDSTVVLYGDNSNWFAAYTYWQFKYYGHDDVKLLDGGREYWVENDYELTDEVPEFDAVDYEAAGPRESIRAYREDVENAIERELPLVDVRSPEEFSGEILAPPGLQETAQRGGHVPGAKNISWAAVTNDDGTFKSRDELAELYAEEGIDGDSTVVAYCRIGERSSVAWFALHELLGYDDAINYDGSWTEWGNLVGAPIEKGAGN, from the coding sequence ATGACTGATTACGCCAACGACGTGCTCGTCTCGGCCGACTGGGTCAGCGAGCATCTCGACGAGTTCCAGAGCGACGACCCGGCCCACCGGCTGGTCGAGGTCGACGTAGACACGGAACTGTACGACGAGAGCCACATCCCCGGGGCGATCGGCTTCAACTGGGAGACCGACCTTCAGGACCAGACCACGCGGGACATCCTCTCGAAGGAGGACTTCGAGGACCTGCTGGGCAGTCACGGCATCAGCGAGGACTCGACTGTCGTCCTCTACGGTGACAACTCCAACTGGTTCGCCGCCTACACATACTGGCAGTTCAAGTACTACGGCCACGACGACGTGAAGCTGCTCGACGGCGGCCGCGAGTACTGGGTCGAGAACGACTACGAACTTACCGACGAGGTCCCCGAGTTCGACGCCGTCGACTACGAGGCCGCCGGCCCGCGCGAGTCCATCCGCGCCTACCGCGAGGATGTCGAGAACGCGATCGAGCGCGAGCTTCCCCTCGTCGACGTTCGCTCGCCCGAGGAGTTCTCCGGCGAGATCCTCGCGCCCCCTGGACTTCAGGAGACCGCCCAGCGCGGCGGCCACGTCCCCGGCGCGAAGAACATCTCGTGGGCGGCCGTGACCAACGACGACGGCACGTTCAAGAGCCGCGACGAGCTCGCGGAACTGTACGCCGAGGAAGGCATCGACGGCGACTCGACGGTCGTCGCTTACTGCCGCATCGGCGAGCGCTCCTCGGTCGCCTGGTTCGCGCTCCACGAACTGCTTGGCTACGACGACGCGATCAACTACGACGGCTCCTGGACCGAGTGGGGCAACCTGGTCGGTGCGCCTATCGAGAAGGGCGCGGGCAACTGA
- a CDS encoding DUF7563 family protein, which produces MPECQNCGNFVTAAYARVFTPNGVEKPRVCPQCEDKIRDGADVREARSTRRG; this is translated from the coding sequence ATGCCGGAATGCCAGAACTGCGGTAATTTTGTTACAGCCGCCTACGCGCGGGTGTTTACACCGAATGGGGTCGAGAAGCCGCGAGTGTGCCCGCAGTGTGAAGACAAGATCCGGGACGGCGCCGACGTTCGCGAGGCGCGGTCGACGCGACGCGGATAA
- a CDS encoding DUF7090 family protein, with protein MEYTLAIDNAPDTVPGGTGVLLLHPSTGETDRLDTEFLSTDTDAMLVISTRTTAREVKQKLEYYEVDEDAATILDTLSVERGYTRRQSDNVRYVSAPDDLAGIVEQTEQFLQDHDGKLRVSFDSVTELIYYADEQQALAAVDDILELLEEYDAVGMFHLAQEVHDAETVAAFRDRFDGVVELAEDGTVTNEF; from the coding sequence ATGGAGTACACGTTGGCGATCGACAACGCGCCGGACACCGTCCCTGGTGGCACCGGGGTTCTCCTCTTGCACCCGAGCACCGGCGAGACCGACCGGCTCGACACCGAGTTCCTGTCGACCGACACCGACGCGATGCTGGTCATCTCGACCCGGACGACCGCACGGGAGGTCAAACAGAAACTGGAGTACTACGAGGTCGACGAGGACGCCGCGACCATCCTCGACACCCTGTCGGTCGAACGCGGCTACACCCGCCGGCAGTCCGACAACGTCCGGTACGTCTCCGCGCCCGACGACCTGGCGGGGATCGTCGAACAGACCGAGCAGTTCCTCCAGGACCACGACGGGAAGCTCCGGGTGAGCTTCGACTCCGTCACCGAACTGATCTACTACGCCGACGAACAGCAGGCGCTGGCGGCCGTCGACGACATCCTGGAACTCCTCGAGGAGTACGACGCCGTCGGGATGTTCCACCTCGCACAGGAGGTCCACGACGCCGAGACGGTCGCCGCCTTCCGCGACCGCTTCGACGGCGTCGTCGAACTCGCGGAGGACGGTACCGTCACGAACGAGTTCTGA
- a CDS encoding DUF7563 family protein → MTECDHCGAHVSEQFARVFADEHGHIRACPNCSANAGIAEVSRERARQV, encoded by the coding sequence ATGACTGAATGTGACCACTGTGGCGCGCACGTCTCGGAACAGTTCGCCCGTGTGTTCGCTGACGAGCACGGACACATCAGAGCCTGCCCCAACTGTTCGGCGAACGCCGGCATCGCCGAAGTGTCGAGAGAGCGTGCCCGACAAGTGTAA
- a CDS encoding GIY-YIG nuclease family protein, which translates to MTTSQRAQHYAYVLRCDDGTFYTGYTTDVERRVAEHDAGEGAKYTRGRTPVELVHVEGFESKSAAMSREYEIKQLSRQQKADLVG; encoded by the coding sequence ATGACCACCTCGCAGCGTGCGCAACATTACGCCTACGTGCTTCGCTGTGACGACGGGACGTTTTACACCGGCTACACGACCGATGTCGAGCGCCGCGTGGCCGAACACGACGCCGGGGAGGGGGCGAAATACACCCGCGGCCGGACCCCTGTGGAGTTGGTCCACGTCGAGGGCTTCGAGAGCAAGTCGGCGGCGATGAGCAGGGAGTACGAGATCAAGCAACTCTCCCGACAGCAGAAGGCGGATCTGGTCGGGTAA
- the rpiA gene encoding ribose-5-phosphate isomerase RpiA — protein MKQGGSDAAKRAAGESAAEAVEDGLVVGLGTGSTAAHAIRAIGRQVDAGLDVTGVATSFQSRALARECEIPLADLDEVSVDLAIDGADEVAGGDLIKGGGAAHAREKVVDAAADRFLVVADPTKEAETLSVPVPVEVLPAARTTVAAAVEELGGEPRLRAAERKDGPVVTDNGNLVLDCDLGAIDEPATVARHLADTPGVVEHGLFVGLADEIHVGREDGVSVREP, from the coding sequence ATGAAACAGGGCGGTTCCGACGCGGCGAAACGCGCGGCCGGAGAGTCGGCAGCCGAGGCCGTCGAAGACGGGCTGGTCGTCGGGCTCGGGACGGGCAGTACGGCGGCCCACGCGATCCGGGCGATCGGTCGGCAGGTCGACGCCGGGCTGGACGTGACCGGCGTTGCGACCTCCTTCCAGTCACGGGCGTTGGCACGGGAGTGTGAGATTCCGCTGGCCGACCTCGACGAGGTATCCGTCGACCTGGCGATCGACGGCGCCGACGAGGTGGCCGGCGGGGACCTCATCAAGGGCGGCGGGGCGGCCCACGCCAGAGAGAAGGTCGTCGACGCCGCTGCCGACCGGTTCCTGGTGGTCGCCGACCCGACGAAAGAGGCTGAGACGCTGTCGGTCCCGGTGCCCGTCGAGGTCCTGCCGGCCGCCCGAACCACCGTCGCCGCGGCCGTCGAGGAACTCGGGGGCGAGCCCCGGCTTCGTGCCGCCGAACGCAAGGACGGCCCCGTGGTGACCGACAACGGCAACCTCGTGCTCGACTGTGACCTGGGCGCGATCGACGAGCCGGCGACGGTCGCTCGCCACCTGGCCGACACCCCCGGCGTGGTCGAGCACGGCCTGTTCGTCGGGCTGGCCGACGAGATCCACGTCGGACGCGAGGACGGCGTCTCTGTCCGCGAGCCGTAA
- a CDS encoding class I SAM-dependent methyltransferase produces the protein MSVSDEFDEWAAAGKDRGMEERHWHTAKHVLARMPVEAGETVLDLGCGSGYAGRALRETKGAGRAYGIDASPEMAHNAASYTDDPQVGYLVGDFEHLPFETDSIDHCFSMEAFYYASDPHAALAELARVVRPGGTVHIAVNYYEENVHSHEWQSFIDVPMTRWDKSEYREAFRDAGFSVAVQDNIPDREIEIPPESAFPTEDWERREAMVERYREYGTLVTVGVR, from the coding sequence ATGAGCGTCAGCGACGAGTTCGACGAGTGGGCCGCCGCGGGCAAGGACCGCGGGATGGAAGAGCGCCACTGGCACACGGCAAAGCACGTCCTGGCACGGATGCCGGTCGAGGCCGGCGAGACGGTACTGGACCTGGGCTGTGGCAGCGGCTACGCCGGCCGCGCGCTCAGAGAGACCAAAGGCGCCGGCCGCGCCTACGGCATCGACGCCTCCCCGGAGATGGCCCACAACGCCGCCAGCTACACCGACGACCCCCAGGTCGGCTATCTGGTCGGGGACTTCGAACACCTGCCCTTCGAGACCGACAGCATCGACCACTGTTTCTCGATGGAGGCGTTCTACTACGCGAGCGACCCCCACGCCGCGCTGGCGGAACTCGCCCGCGTCGTCCGCCCCGGCGGCACCGTCCACATCGCAGTCAACTACTACGAGGAGAACGTCCACTCCCACGAGTGGCAGTCGTTCATCGACGTGCCGATGACCCGCTGGGACAAAAGCGAGTACCGCGAGGCGTTCCGCGACGCGGGCTTCTCGGTCGCCGTCCAGGACAACATCCCCGACCGCGAGATCGAGATTCCGCCCGAGAGCGCGTTCCCGACCGAGGACTGGGAGCGCCGCGAGGCGATGGTCGAACGCTACCGGGAGTACGGCACGCTGGTCACCGTCGGCGTGCGCTGA
- a CDS encoding PAS domain S-box protein, which yields MTTANSSPPAREQVYEAFADRSRSFSDAVTTALSAGCDRLGLSVGFLTEITDGTQYVEEAVGGHPEIRQGAECPLSEAYCRRTVELDGQLSVQDAAASPEIADAAYDRFGLGSYLGSRVVVNGDVYGTVCFADEAQRNEPFTEAEELFAELVARLVGRAIERRAYERERAEQTARLAAEKRRFEGIAENSFDVLFRIDTEGRFTYVSDAARRILGYDPDTLVGDAFADYLIQTTAADALDTFDGLLSGDPVQGLELSFEHRDGSEVVVEVNATPITDDGTVTAVQGVGRDITERREREQELRVRTRAMDEAEVPITIADASEPDNPIIYANDAFEAVTGYSQAEITSQNCRILQGPDTDPEETAQLREGIEEDRPVTTELLNYRRDGSPFWNRVTITPVQNDDGEITHYLGFQQDVTDGKRSERLIGLLNRVLRHNLRNELTVIQGYTEFIDDPPPDTDIAASIRRPLDRLLDLSETARELETYARQERYPVRLDPAAFLPTVAASLRSAHPSATVSVTVETDRDICAGEELQRAVEELLTNALEHDPNPETTVEITARDQGEWVEIEVRDDGPGIPSMEARVVETGEETKLQHGKGLGLWLVNWTATRYGGSFQIAGGDGTVATLRLPAITDDQSVEAVARRPTVLFR from the coding sequence ATGACTACCGCCAATTCGTCTCCGCCCGCCCGGGAGCAGGTCTACGAAGCTTTCGCCGACCGGAGCCGGTCGTTCAGCGACGCGGTCACGACGGCGCTGTCGGCCGGTTGTGACCGGCTCGGTCTCTCGGTCGGCTTTCTGACGGAGATCACCGACGGGACACAGTACGTTGAGGAGGCGGTCGGCGGTCACCCCGAGATCCGCCAGGGTGCCGAGTGCCCGCTGAGCGAGGCGTACTGTCGCCGGACGGTCGAACTCGACGGACAGTTGAGCGTTCAGGACGCCGCGGCGTCGCCCGAGATCGCCGACGCGGCGTACGACCGCTTCGGGCTGGGATCGTACCTCGGAAGCCGGGTCGTCGTCAACGGCGACGTGTACGGGACCGTCTGTTTCGCCGACGAAGCCCAGCGAAACGAGCCTTTCACCGAGGCCGAGGAGCTGTTCGCCGAACTGGTCGCGCGACTCGTCGGCCGGGCGATCGAGCGCCGAGCCTACGAGCGCGAGCGGGCCGAACAGACTGCGCGGTTGGCCGCGGAGAAACGCCGGTTCGAGGGGATCGCGGAGAACAGCTTCGACGTGCTGTTTCGGATCGACACCGAGGGCCGATTCACGTACGTCTCTGACGCCGCCAGACGGATACTCGGCTACGATCCCGATACCCTGGTGGGCGACGCGTTCGCCGACTACCTGATCCAGACTACTGCCGCCGACGCCCTGGACACTTTCGACGGCTTGCTGTCCGGCGATCCGGTCCAGGGACTGGAACTATCCTTCGAACACCGCGACGGGAGCGAGGTCGTCGTCGAGGTCAACGCCACGCCGATCACGGACGACGGCACCGTCACGGCGGTCCAGGGTGTCGGCCGGGACATCACCGAGCGCCGTGAGCGCGAACAGGAACTCCGGGTTCGGACCCGCGCGATGGACGAGGCCGAGGTGCCGATCACCATCGCCGACGCCAGCGAACCGGACAACCCGATCATCTACGCCAACGACGCCTTCGAAGCGGTGACCGGCTACAGTCAGGCCGAGATAACCAGTCAGAACTGTCGGATCCTCCAGGGTCCCGACACCGACCCGGAGGAGACGGCACAGCTTCGAGAGGGGATCGAAGAGGACCGTCCCGTCACCACCGAGCTTCTCAACTACCGTCGGGACGGCTCGCCGTTCTGGAACCGAGTGACGATCACGCCGGTCCAGAACGACGACGGGGAGATCACTCACTACCTCGGGTTTCAGCAGGATGTCACCGACGGCAAGCGCAGCGAACGGCTCATCGGGCTGTTGAACCGTGTCCTCCGGCACAACCTCCGGAACGAACTGACGGTCATCCAGGGGTACACCGAGTTCATCGACGACCCGCCGCCCGACACCGACATCGCGGCCAGCATCCGCCGCCCGCTCGATCGGCTCCTTGACCTGAGCGAGACGGCCCGCGAACTGGAGACCTACGCGCGACAGGAGCGGTACCCGGTACGGCTCGACCCCGCGGCGTTTCTTCCGACGGTCGCGGCGTCGCTCCGGAGCGCCCACCCATCGGCGACGGTCTCGGTGACGGTCGAGACCGACCGCGACATCTGTGCGGGCGAGGAACTCCAACGCGCCGTCGAGGAACTCCTCACCAACGCCCTCGAACACGACCCGAATCCGGAGACGACAGTCGAGATCACCGCCCGGGACCAGGGCGAATGGGTCGAGATCGAGGTCCGCGACGACGGGCCTGGTATCCCGTCGATGGAGGCTCGCGTCGTCGAGACCGGCGAGGAGACCAAACTCCAGCACGGGAAGGGACTTGGCCTGTGGCTGGTCAACTGGACGGCGACCCGCTACGGCGGGTCGTTCCAGATCGCGGGCGGGGACGGCACCGTCGCGACCCTGCGCCTGCCCGCGATCACGGACGACCAGTCCGTCGAGGCGGTCGCCCGGCGGCCGACGGTCCTCTTCCGATGA
- a CDS encoding sulfurtransferase codes for MTDIVSAEWVDDRLDRLRIVDVRDAWEYDGLGHLPGAVSVPFDTFRSEDGEDGMLPPEADWAALLSEAGIGGDDDIVAYDDHHGVFAARFLVTAELLGHDPERLHLLDGDFSAWQRAFETTSEAPAVDPTDYVVDPPSETPLVGPDAVSAAAEDPDAVVVDTREESEYTEGHIPGAVLLDWRDLVDDETRGLLPRDEALDVLAAAGIVPEKRVVLYCNTARRISHTYVVLRELGFADIGFYEGSLTEWEAQDRPLATGSDDT; via the coding sequence ATGACAGATATCGTCTCCGCCGAGTGGGTGGACGACCGCCTCGATAGGCTCAGGATCGTCGACGTGCGGGACGCCTGGGAGTACGACGGCCTCGGCCACCTGCCGGGCGCAGTGAGCGTCCCCTTCGACACGTTCCGGAGCGAGGACGGCGAGGACGGGATGCTCCCCCCGGAAGCCGACTGGGCGGCGTTGCTCTCCGAAGCCGGGATCGGCGGGGACGACGACATCGTCGCCTACGACGACCACCACGGCGTCTTCGCTGCCCGGTTTCTGGTGACGGCGGAGCTGCTGGGCCACGACCCCGAGCGACTGCACCTGCTCGACGGGGACTTCTCGGCCTGGCAACGGGCCTTCGAGACCACGAGCGAGGCGCCAGCCGTCGACCCGACCGACTACGTCGTCGACCCGCCGAGCGAGACACCGCTGGTCGGCCCCGACGCCGTGTCGGCGGCGGCCGAGGACCCCGACGCCGTCGTCGTCGACACCCGCGAGGAGAGCGAATACACCGAGGGCCACATCCCGGGCGCGGTCCTGCTGGACTGGCGGGACCTCGTCGACGACGAGACGCGCGGGTTGCTCCCCCGTGACGAGGCGCTGGACGTGCTCGCGGCTGCCGGCATCGTCCCGGAGAAACGCGTCGTCCTCTACTGTAACACGGCCCGGCGGATCAGTCACACCTACGTCGTGCTCCGCGAACTGGGCTTTGCCGACATCGGCTTCTACGAGGGGAGCCTCACCGAGTGGGAGGCACAGGACCGTCCGCTGGCGACCGGCAGCGACGACACCTAG
- a CDS encoding DUF2391 domain-containing protein: MARRRRYRIADTAQQVVGGFLLAGPFVVTEEVWVLAANMTLYHAAVVTAIVFAIGYGALYKADAGRDIEREAEVAGIPVRFVSLMIVSFGSVATLALVFTAPETFLVKNDILPNPTPMRLAVTTLKATAVGAIFSVVGAATADSVF, encoded by the coding sequence ATGGCACGCCGCCGACGCTACCGGATCGCCGACACCGCCCAGCAGGTCGTCGGTGGGTTCCTGCTGGCCGGTCCCTTCGTCGTCACCGAGGAGGTGTGGGTGCTGGCCGCGAACATGACGCTCTACCACGCGGCGGTGGTCACGGCGATCGTCTTCGCGATCGGCTACGGCGCCCTCTACAAGGCCGACGCCGGCCGCGACATCGAACGGGAAGCGGAGGTGGCCGGCATCCCCGTCCGGTTCGTCTCGTTGATGATCGTGTCGTTCGGGTCCGTCGCGACCCTGGCGCTCGTGTTCACGGCGCCCGAGACGTTCCTGGTGAAAAACGATATCCTCCCCAACCCGACGCCGATGCGCCTCGCGGTGACGACGCTGAAGGCAACGGCGGTCGGCGCCATCTTCAGCGTCGTCGGGGCCGCGACCGCCGACAGCGTGTTCTGA
- the larB gene encoding nickel pincer cofactor biosynthesis protein LarB translates to MRELLEAVAAGDVSPAEAEAQLAGYATNGAGRFDAARESRSGVPEAILGDGKTPTEIAALAETAAETTGRAIVTRIEQAAATAVRERLAETAVTVRWDERARWLVATTADFDRPTLDAHVGVVTAGTSDAVPAGEAAMIAREMGATVTRIDDVGVASMARTIDAVDRLRDQDVLVVAAGREGALPTVVAGLVDVPVIGLPVSTGYGHGGEGEAALSGMLQSCTALSVVNVDAGFTAGVQAGLIGRQIGALR, encoded by the coding sequence ATGCGCGAGCTACTCGAAGCGGTCGCGGCCGGCGACGTGAGCCCGGCCGAGGCCGAGGCACAGTTGGCGGGCTACGCCACGAACGGCGCCGGACGGTTCGACGCGGCACGGGAGTCCCGTTCGGGGGTCCCGGAGGCGATCCTGGGCGACGGGAAGACACCGACGGAGATCGCGGCCCTGGCCGAGACGGCCGCCGAGACGACCGGCCGAGCCATCGTGACACGGATCGAGCAGGCGGCAGCCACGGCGGTCAGGGAGCGCCTGGCCGAGACGGCAGTGACGGTTCGCTGGGACGAGCGCGCCCGCTGGCTGGTCGCGACGACGGCCGACTTCGATCGACCCACGCTCGACGCCCACGTCGGCGTCGTCACGGCCGGGACTTCCGACGCCGTGCCGGCCGGCGAAGCCGCGATGATAGCGCGGGAGATGGGCGCGACGGTCACCCGGATCGACGACGTGGGTGTCGCTAGCATGGCACGGACAATCGACGCCGTCGACCGCCTGCGCGATCAGGACGTGCTCGTCGTCGCCGCAGGCCGGGAGGGGGCGCTCCCGACGGTCGTCGCGGGGCTGGTCGACGTGCCGGTGATCGGCCTCCCGGTCTCGACCGGCTACGGACACGGCGGTGAGGGCGAAGCCGCCCTCTCCGGGATGCTCCAGTCCTGTACGGCGCTCTCCGTCGTCAACGTCGATGCGGGGTTCACCGCCGGCGTCCAGGCGGGGCTGATCGGACGCCAGATCGGCGCTCTCCGGTGA
- a CDS encoding AI-2E family transporter, whose product MSSRQRTYVLAGLLAATVLLATWLLSSVLATVFFAITVAYVLYPLSTWLVDRGLSKRVAAAVSTTVAFLAGTVITIPLVAVLYVRRRDLFEFLQQLPPTITLRIGEFIYPLNIADLLVGLRGTVRALAVALATLMPILALKAVLFTILLYALLWRPAAPKHELYELVPRRYHDIIDRLHRRLQSTLYAIYVLQAATAFGTFLVAWVVFAVLGYESAFALAVVAGIFQFVPVIGPSVVVLAMATAQVVAGDVVGAVLVTVFGLVLVGFLPDAVIRPRLARYTTGMPASLYFVGFTGGVLSLGIVGFIAGPVIVALLVEVLNLVTDDGASTWNRHA is encoded by the coding sequence GTGTCATCCCGGCAGCGGACCTACGTACTCGCCGGCTTGCTCGCCGCGACGGTGCTGCTGGCGACGTGGCTGCTGTCGAGCGTGCTGGCGACGGTCTTTTTCGCCATCACGGTCGCGTACGTCCTCTATCCGCTCTCGACGTGGCTCGTCGACCGCGGACTCTCGAAACGGGTGGCGGCGGCGGTCTCGACGACCGTGGCGTTCCTGGCCGGGACGGTCATCACGATACCGCTCGTCGCCGTGCTGTACGTCCGCCGTCGGGACCTGTTCGAGTTCCTCCAGCAGCTCCCGCCGACGATCACCCTCCGGATCGGCGAGTTCATCTACCCCCTGAACATCGCCGACCTCCTCGTCGGGCTGCGGGGGACGGTCCGGGCGCTGGCGGTGGCGCTCGCGACCCTGATGCCGATTCTGGCGCTGAAGGCCGTGCTGTTTACGATCCTGCTGTACGCGCTCCTCTGGCGGCCCGCAGCACCGAAACACGAACTCTACGAACTCGTTCCACGCCGGTATCACGACATCATCGATCGGCTGCACAGGCGGCTCCAGTCGACCCTGTACGCGATCTACGTCCTCCAGGCCGCGACCGCCTTCGGCACGTTCCTGGTCGCGTGGGTCGTGTTCGCGGTGCTTGGCTACGAGAGCGCGTTCGCACTGGCGGTCGTCGCCGGGATCTTCCAGTTCGTCCCCGTCATCGGCCCGAGCGTGGTCGTCCTCGCGATGGCCACCGCACAGGTCGTCGCCGGTGACGTGGTCGGCGCCGTCCTCGTCACCGTCTTCGGGCTCGTCCTCGTCGGGTTCCTGCCGGACGCGGTCATCCGGCCGCGGCTGGCCCGCTACACGACGGGCATGCCGGCCAGCCTCTACTTCGTCGGGTTCACCGGCGGCGTGCTGTCACTGGGGATCGTCGGGTTCATCGCCGGGCCGGTCATCGTCGCCCTGCTCGTCGAGGTGCTCAACCTGGTCACCGACGACGGGGCGTCGACCTGGAACCGGCACGCCTAG
- a CDS encoding SOUL family heme-binding protein, with protein sequence MGRFRALVATGVAALALWIGWGLYVARSAESVPYEVQATLDGVEIRRYPETVLVETTAPDAGAAFQRLFRYISGANAREEAVAMTAPVVTGASAPAPGPTDGESIPMTTPVRTDRDETGVTMAFFLPSDYTPATAPVPTDDAVRLVVEPARTVAVTSFSWYATEDRVERARSTLDRVLSDAGVTARGEPSLLQYDDPWTPPFMRTNEVAVRVDAETVPA encoded by the coding sequence ATGGGGCGGTTCCGCGCCCTCGTCGCCACCGGCGTGGCCGCGCTCGCTCTCTGGATCGGGTGGGGGCTGTACGTTGCCCGGTCGGCCGAATCGGTGCCCTACGAGGTTCAGGCGACACTCGACGGGGTCGAGATCCGTCGGTACCCCGAGACGGTCCTCGTCGAGACGACCGCACCCGACGCGGGAGCGGCGTTCCAGCGGCTGTTCCGGTACATCAGCGGCGCGAACGCCCGCGAGGAGGCGGTCGCGATGACGGCGCCGGTCGTGACAGGGGCGTCCGCTCCGGCGCCCGGGCCGACCGACGGCGAGTCGATCCCGATGACGACGCCGGTTCGGACCGACCGCGACGAGACGGGTGTGACGATGGCGTTTTTCCTCCCGTCCGACTACACCCCGGCGACAGCGCCCGTGCCGACAGACGACGCCGTCCGGCTGGTCGTCGAGCCCGCTCGGACCGTCGCCGTCACGTCGTTCTCGTGGTACGCCACCGAGGATCGGGTCGAACGCGCCCGGTCGACACTCGACCGGGTGCTGTCGGACGCCGGGGTGACGGCCCGCGGGGAGCCGTCGCTGTTACAGTACGACGACCCGTGGACGCCCCCCTTCATGCGGACGAACGAAGTGGCCGTCCGCGTCGACGCGGAGACGGTCCCCGCCTGA
- a CDS encoding MBL fold metallo-hydrolase, giving the protein MEVQFLGGAGEIGRSAVLLDGRLLLDYGMASESPPQYPVGDVDPDAVVISHGHLDHAGAVPALMSSGDLPPVHWTPPTRDLATTLAEDTLKLHGSTPRCPFTDTDVRRLTQASVTHGYGESFEAAGYEVTFYNAGHIPGSAHVLVSDGETRLLYSGDFHTGEQRLVAPSTARPDADMVICESTYSDVTHEARETVEKRFAESLQQTVWEGGTVVVPAFAIGRTQEAMLVCNAHDIDCYLDGMGQRVTKQLKRHPEFLRDADALRGATSSTRFVTGRHGQRERIANQNTVIITTSGMLNGGPVVSYVPKIRTNPTNKIAMTGYQVEGTPGRELLERGRAEFDGRVMPVSAKVESYDFSAHADRDGLLEFLDEYRETEIVLNHGDRCGAFAEELRAEGYDAQAPELGDVITC; this is encoded by the coding sequence ATGGAGGTCCAGTTTCTCGGCGGCGCCGGCGAGATCGGGCGCAGCGCCGTCCTGCTCGACGGGCGCCTGCTGCTCGATTACGGGATGGCAAGCGAGTCACCGCCACAGTATCCCGTCGGCGATGTCGACCCCGACGCCGTCGTTATCTCACACGGCCATCTGGACCACGCCGGTGCCGTCCCCGCGCTGATGTCCAGTGGCGACCTCCCGCCGGTCCACTGGACGCCCCCGACGCGGGATCTGGCGACGACGCTGGCCGAGGACACCCTCAAGTTACACGGCTCGACGCCGCGCTGTCCGTTCACCGACACCGACGTTCGCCGACTGACACAGGCGTCTGTGACCCACGGCTACGGCGAGTCCTTCGAGGCGGCCGGCTACGAGGTCACCTTCTACAACGCCGGCCACATCCCCGGGAGCGCACACGTCCTCGTCTCCGACGGCGAGACGCGACTGCTCTATTCGGGCGACTTCCACACCGGCGAGCAGCGACTCGTCGCCCCCTCGACCGCCCGTCCGGACGCGGATATGGTCATCTGCGAGTCGACCTACTCGGACGTGACTCACGAGGCCCGTGAGACGGTCGAGAAGCGCTTCGCCGAGAGCCTCCAACAGACGGTGTGGGAGGGCGGGACCGTCGTCGTTCCCGCATTTGCTATCGGTCGCACGCAGGAGGCGATGCTCGTCTGTAACGCCCACGACATCGACTGCTATCTTGATGGCATGGGTCAGCGAGTGACCAAGCAACTGAAACGCCATCCCGAGTTTTTGAGAGACGCAGATGCACTGCGAGGGGCCACCTCAAGCACCCGCTTTGTGACCGGTCGACACGGGCAACGCGAGCGGATAGCCAATCAAAACACTGTCATCATCACCACGTCGGGAATGCTCAATGGTGGGCCAGTAGTCTCGTACGTCCCCAAGATTCGAACCAACCCGACGAACAAGATCGCTATGACCGGCTATCAGGTTGAGGGCACGCCCGGACGGGAACTGCTTGAACGTGGCCGGGCAGAATTCGATGGCCGAGTGATGCCCGTCAGTGCCAAAGTCGAGTCCTACGATTTCTCGGCACATGCTGATAGAGATGGTTTGCTGGAATTCTTAGACGAATATCGAGAGACAGAGATTGTGCTCAATCACGGAGACCGGTGTGGGGCCTTCGCCGAAGAACTGCGAGCTGAAGGGTACGACGCACAG